The Prevotella sp. E2-28 genome includes the window TTGGGAATATGACGATGCATACTGGAACAAGGACATGACAGCTCGCGCCAAAAAGACCTATGAGAACTCACCCCACCGCTTTGTTGATAAGTGGGATACCCCTATTCTCTGCATCCACGGTGAGAAAGATTATCGCATCAACGCTACACAGGGCATGAGTGCCTTTAATGCCGCTCGTATGCGTGGTATAGAGGCCGAGCTACTAATATTCCCTGATGAGAACCACTGGGTGTTGAAACCCCAGAACGGTATCCTCTGGCAGCGTACCTACTTCGAGTGGTTGGACCGCTGGCTGAAGAAATAAAAAACCACAGATAAGAAAAATGGGAGTGATTGATTCACTCCCATTATTTTTTATTCGTATTCCGTTGGATCAGGAATACCTGCTTCGGCCAGTGCCTCCTTCCTTTCTACGCACGTGCCGCATTTACCGCAATGCTTCTCACCACCTTTATAACATGACCACGTTTCGGCATAGTTGATGCCCAGCGCCTTTCCGCGAGCAGCAATCTGCCCCTTCGTGATATTCGTGTAGGGCGAAATGAGATGCACCCCGTTGTATGTACCTGCATTGGCTGCTGCATCGAAAGCCGATACAAACTCTGGTCGGCAGTCAGGATAGATGGTGTGGTCGCCACCATGATTAGCCATCATCACATACTGCAGTTCCCGGCTCTCAGCCATTCCAACGGCAATGCTCAGCATGATGCCATTGCGGAAAGGCACCACCGTAGATTTCATGTTCTCATCGGCATAATGCCCCTCAGGGATAGCCTCTGAACCCTGAAGCAGCGAGCTATTAAAATACTTACCCATAAAATCCAGGGGAATCACAATGTGCTCTATACCCAGTCGCTCACAATGCAGGCGTGCAAAAGGAATCTCCTTCGCGTTGTGGTTCGAGCCATAATCGAACGATATAGCCAGCGCAATACGCTCCTTGTATTCATAGAGCAGCGTCACGCTATCCATTCCACCGCTCAGTATCAAAATAGTATCTTTTTTTGTTTCC containing:
- the queC gene encoding 7-cyano-7-deazaguanine synthase QueC; this translates as METKKDTILILSGGMDSVTLLYEYKERIALAISFDYGSNHNAKEIPFARLHCERLGIEHIVIPLDFMGKYFNSSLLQGSEAIPEGHYADENMKSTVVPFRNGIMLSIAVGMAESRELQYVMMANHGGDHTIYPDCRPEFVSAFDAAANAGTYNGVHLISPYTNITKGQIAARGKALGINYAETWSCYKGGEKHCGKCGTCVERKEALAEAGIPDPTEYE